The following are encoded together in the Tatumella ptyseos genome:
- a CDS encoding DnaJ family domain-containing protein, with translation MMFLDSLVERHIQTAQQQGQFDDLPGAGKPLVLDDDSQVPENLRMAYRILKMSGFLPDALQLRQEALTVQSLLINATDADEQFTHNAHLEVLKLKIAQAGFSTQFLEEVGYGEVVKDKLLGKNGV, from the coding sequence ATGATGTTTCTCGATTCTCTTGTTGAACGGCACATTCAAACTGCACAACAACAAGGGCAGTTTGATGATTTACCCGGTGCAGGTAAACCTTTGGTATTAGATGATGATAGCCAAGTACCCGAAAATTTAAGAATGGCTTATCGCATATTGAAGATGAGTGGTTTTTTACCTGATGCACTGCAACTTAGGCAAGAAGCGCTTACTGTTCAGTCTCTTTTAATTAACGCGACAGATGCTGATGAGCAGTTTACTCATAATGCTCATTTAGAAGTGCTTAAACTGAAGATAGCTCAGGCAGGTTTTTCGACTCAATTTCTTGAGGAAGTGGGCTATGGAGAGGTTGTGAAAGACAAACTATTAGGAAAAAATGGAGTATAA
- the rpsK gene encoding 30S ribosomal protein S11: MAKAPVRARKRVRKQVSDGVAHVHASFNNTIVTITDRQGNALGWATAGGSGFRGSRKSTPFAAQVAAERCAEAVKDYGIKNLEVMVKGPGPGRESTIRALNAAGFRITNITDVTPIPHNGCRPPKKRRV, translated from the coding sequence ATGGCAAAGGCACCAGTTCGTGCACGTAAGCGTGTAAGAAAACAAGTCTCAGACGGCGTGGCTCATGTCCATGCGTCTTTTAACAACACCATCGTTACTATTACTGATCGTCAGGGTAACGCACTGGGTTGGGCAACAGCCGGTGGTTCCGGTTTCCGTGGTTCACGTAAATCTACGCCGTTCGCTGCTCAGGTCGCTGCAGAGCGCTGTGCAGAAGCTGTAAAAGATTACGGTATTAAAAACCTGGAAGTTATGGTAAAGGGTCCGGGTCCAGGACGCGAATCAACGATTCGTGCACTGAACGCCGCAGGTTTCCGCATCACTAATATTACTGATGTGACTCCGATCCCTCACAACGGTTGTCGTCCGCCGAAGAAACGTCGCGTATAA
- the mscL gene encoding large-conductance mechanosensitive channel protein MscL translates to MSLFKEFRDFAMRGNVVDLAVGVVIGAAFGKIVSSLVANIIMPPLGLLIGGIDFKNMAVTLKPAVGDTPAVLLQYGIFIQSIFDFIIIAFAIFLAIKVMNKLYKKKEVEKPVAKPSAEEVLLTEIRDLLKTKQ, encoded by the coding sequence ATGAGTTTATTTAAAGAGTTCCGTGATTTTGCTATGCGTGGGAATGTGGTCGATTTGGCTGTCGGTGTGGTAATTGGTGCTGCATTTGGGAAGATCGTTTCTTCTCTCGTTGCAAACATCATTATGCCGCCGCTAGGCTTATTGATCGGTGGTATCGATTTCAAAAATATGGCAGTTACGCTGAAGCCTGCCGTGGGTGATACGCCAGCAGTTCTTTTACAGTACGGTATCTTCATTCAATCAATTTTCGATTTTATCATCATCGCATTCGCTATTTTCTTAGCGATTAAAGTGATGAATAAGCTTTATAAAAAGAAAGAAGTTGAGAAACCAGTTGCCAAACCAAGCGCAGAAGAAGTGTTGTTGACAGAAATTCGTGATCTACTAAAAACGAAACAATAA
- the rpsM gene encoding 30S ribosomal protein S13: MARIAGINIPDHKHTVIALTAIFGIGKTRSKAICASTGIAEDVKISELSEEQIEQLREAVGKFVVEGDLRREVTLSIKRLMDLGCYRGLRHRRGLPVRGQRTKTNARTRKGPRKPIKK, translated from the coding sequence GTGGCCCGTATAGCAGGCATTAACATTCCTGATCATAAACACACCGTTATTGCTTTAACTGCAATCTTCGGTATCGGTAAAACTCGTTCAAAAGCCATTTGTGCTTCAACGGGTATTGCTGAAGATGTTAAGATCAGTGAGCTGTCTGAAGAACAGATTGAGCAACTGCGTGAAGCAGTTGGCAAATTCGTTGTTGAAGGTGATCTGCGTCGTGAAGTTACCCTGAGCATCAAGCGTCTTATGGACCTTGGTTGCTACCGTGGTTTGCGTCATCGTCGTGGTCTTCCGGTTCGCGGTCAGCGCACCAAGACCAATGCACGTACCCGTAAGGGTCCGCGCAAACCGATCAAGAAATAA
- the rpsD gene encoding 30S ribosomal protein S4: MARYLGPKLKLSRREGTDLFLKSGVRAIDSKCKIEQAPGQHGARKPRLSDYGGQLREKQKVRRMYGVLERQFRNYYQEAARLKGNTGENLLALLEGRLDNVVYRMGFGATRAESRQLVSHKSILVNGHVVNIASYQVSPNDVVSIREKAKKQARVKAALELSEQREKPTWLEVDAAKMEGVFKRKPERTDLSADINEHLIVELYSK; encoded by the coding sequence ATGGCAAGATATTTGGGTCCTAAGCTCAAGCTGAGCCGTCGTGAGGGCACCGACTTATTCCTTAAGTCTGGCGTTCGCGCGATTGATTCCAAGTGTAAGATTGAACAAGCCCCTGGTCAACACGGTGCGCGTAAACCGCGTCTGTCTGACTACGGCGGTCAGTTACGTGAAAAACAAAAAGTTCGTCGTATGTACGGTGTTCTTGAGCGTCAATTCCGTAACTATTATCAAGAAGCAGCTCGTCTGAAAGGCAACACCGGTGAAAACCTGTTAGCGTTGCTTGAAGGCCGTCTGGATAACGTCGTTTATCGTATGGGCTTTGGAGCTACTCGCGCTGAATCGCGCCAGTTAGTTAGCCACAAGTCAATCCTGGTAAATGGTCACGTTGTTAACATCGCTTCTTATCAGGTATCTCCGAATGATGTTGTAAGCATCCGTGAGAAAGCCAAAAAGCAAGCTCGCGTTAAGGCGGCTCTTGAGCTGTCAGAACAACGTGAAAAGCCAACCTGGCTAGAAGTTGATGCAGCTAAGATGGAAGGTGTGTTCAAGCGCAAGCCTGAGCGTACTGATCTGTCTGCGGACATTAACGAGCACCTGATCGTCGAGCTTTACTCCAAGTAA
- the rplQ gene encoding 50S ribosomal protein L17: MRHRKSGRQLNRNSSHRQAMFRNMAGSLVRHEIIKTTLPKAKELRRVVEPLITLAKTDNVANRRLAFARTRDNEIVAKLFNELGPRFASRTGGYTRILKCGFRAGDNAPMAYIELVDRPEAQAEAAE, translated from the coding sequence ATGCGCCATCGTAAGAGTGGTCGTCAACTGAACCGTAACAGCAGCCATCGCCAGGCTATGTTCCGTAACATGGCTGGTTCATTAGTCCGTCACGAGATTATCAAGACGACTTTACCAAAGGCTAAAGAACTGCGTCGCGTTGTTGAGCCGCTGATTACACTTGCTAAGACTGACAATGTTGCTAACCGTCGTCTAGCATTCGCCCGTACTCGCGATAACGAGATCGTGGCAAAATTATTTAATGAGTTAGGCCCGCGTTTTGCGAGTCGCACTGGTGGTTACACTCGTATTCTTAAGTGTGGCTTCCGTGCTGGAGACAACGCTCCGATGGCATACATCGAGTTAGTTGATCGTCCTGAAGCTCAAGCTGAAGCTGCAGAGTAA
- the rsmB gene encoding 16S rRNA (cytosine(967)-C(5))-methyltransferase RsmB translates to MKNTANLRGIAAQLVEQVIDKGQSLSTVLPQAQRQLPEKDRGLLQELCFGVIRFLPQLDHIILQLMDKPMKGKHRVIHYLLMVGIYQLKNTRVPPHAALAETVQAAVSLKRQSLKGLINGVLRTYQRRQSEFTFDQAPDSVKHLHPSWFINRIKAAWPDQWISVLEANNSRPPMWLRVNALHHSTDDWLNLLQEAGISATTSPLSPQALCLEKPVGVTLLPGFQDGWVTVQDLSAQRCSLYLDPQPGEKILDICAAPGGKTTHILELASNAEVTAVDIDEQRLARVAENLDRLNLTATLICGDGRYPDQWLEDQLFDRILLDAPCSATGVIRRHPDIKWLRRDNDIAELALLQKEIFEAAWKRLKSGGTLLYATCSILPEENSRQVADFLTSHSDASHVVLPGGTEQGLQVLPSELGGDGFFYAKLIKH, encoded by the coding sequence ATGAAAAATACAGCTAACCTGCGCGGGATTGCCGCACAATTGGTTGAGCAGGTTATTGATAAAGGCCAATCTTTATCAACAGTTCTCCCACAAGCACAACGACAATTACCTGAAAAAGATCGAGGGTTACTTCAAGAACTGTGTTTTGGGGTGATACGCTTCTTACCACAACTCGATCACATTATCCTGCAGTTAATGGATAAGCCAATGAAAGGTAAGCATAGGGTTATTCATTACTTATTAATGGTAGGTATCTATCAGCTAAAAAATACACGAGTCCCCCCTCATGCAGCTCTCGCAGAGACAGTCCAAGCCGCGGTTTCACTAAAACGTCAGAGCCTGAAAGGTCTTATTAACGGTGTATTGAGGACTTATCAAAGACGCCAGTCAGAATTTACCTTTGACCAAGCCCCAGATTCTGTTAAGCATCTTCACCCATCATGGTTTATTAATAGAATAAAAGCCGCTTGGCCAGATCAATGGATTTCTGTTTTAGAAGCAAACAATAGTCGTCCTCCTATGTGGCTAAGAGTAAATGCACTTCACCATTCAACAGATGATTGGCTTAACTTACTGCAAGAAGCGGGTATCTCTGCGACAACTAGCCCCCTCTCTCCTCAAGCGTTATGTCTTGAAAAACCAGTAGGTGTCACCTTGCTCCCTGGGTTTCAAGATGGCTGGGTAACGGTACAAGATTTATCTGCCCAACGTTGTTCCCTTTATTTAGACCCACAACCAGGCGAGAAGATTCTTGATATTTGTGCCGCACCTGGCGGAAAAACTACGCACATACTTGAACTCGCCAGCAATGCAGAGGTCACTGCAGTTGACATTGATGAACAACGTCTAGCAAGAGTAGCCGAAAATCTTGATCGTCTAAATTTAACCGCAACCTTGATTTGTGGGGATGGCCGCTATCCTGATCAGTGGCTTGAAGACCAGCTATTTGATCGCATTCTTCTTGATGCACCCTGCTCAGCAACCGGTGTAATACGCCGACATCCTGATATCAAATGGCTTAGAAGAGATAATGATATTGCTGAGTTAGCCTTGCTGCAAAAAGAGATATTCGAAGCCGCTTGGAAGCGACTTAAATCAGGCGGTACATTACTGTATGCAACCTGTTCGATTCTTCCGGAAGAGAACAGTCGCCAAGTGGCAGATTTCCTAACCTCGCATTCTGACGCGAGCCACGTCGTCCTTCCAGGAGGTACAGAGCAAGGTTTACAGGTACTCCCTTCTGAATTGGGCGGTGACGGTTTCTTCTACGCAAAACTCATCAAACATTAA
- the rpmJ gene encoding 50S ribosomal protein L36: MKVRASVKKMCRNCKIVRRDGVVRVICSVEPKHKQRQG; encoded by the coding sequence ATGAAAGTTCGTGCTTCCGTCAAGAAAATGTGTCGTAACTGTAAAATCGTTCGTCGCGACGGTGTCGTACGTGTGATTTGCAGCGTAGAACCAAAGCATAAACAGCGTCAAGGCTGA
- the trkA gene encoding Trk system potassium transporter TrkA has translation MKIIILGAGQVGGTLAENLVGENNDVTVVDTDPTRLRGLQDKFDLRVVTGSGSHPRTLEEAGAEDADMLVAVTSSDETNMIACQIAYTLFNTPNRIARIRASEYLHDMDKLFIPEAIPIDHLIAPEQLVIDNIFRLIEYPGALQVVNFADDKVSLAVVKAYYGGPLVGNPLSTMREHMPHIESRVSAIFRQDRPIRPQGTTIIEAGDEVFFIAANQHIRAVMSEMQRLEKPYKRIMLVGGGNIGFGLAKKLEKQYSIKLIERNKERAAELAQQLNNTTVFYGDASDQELLAEENIDQVDLFIAVTNDDEANIMSAMLAKKMGAKKAMVLIQRRAYVDLVQGSVIDIAISPQQATISALLGHVRKADIVSVHSLRRGIAEAIEAIAHGEESTSRVVGRTIQEIKLPPGTIIGAIVRGDEVIIANGSTRIEQADHVIMFLTDKKYVSDVEKLFQPSPFFL, from the coding sequence ATGAAAATTATTATCCTGGGCGCTGGTCAAGTTGGCGGTACGCTTGCAGAAAATCTAGTAGGCGAGAATAATGATGTGACCGTCGTAGACACTGACCCAACGCGTTTACGTGGTTTACAAGATAAGTTCGATCTTCGGGTAGTTACCGGGTCCGGATCCCATCCCCGTACTTTAGAAGAGGCAGGAGCGGAAGATGCTGATATGTTGGTAGCCGTCACCAGTTCTGATGAAACCAATATGATCGCCTGCCAAATTGCCTATACGCTTTTTAATACGCCTAATCGTATTGCTAGGATCCGAGCATCTGAATACTTACACGATATGGATAAGCTCTTTATTCCAGAAGCGATCCCAATTGATCATCTCATCGCACCAGAACAATTAGTGATCGATAACATATTTAGACTGATCGAATATCCTGGGGCATTGCAGGTCGTTAACTTCGCGGATGATAAAGTCAGTCTTGCGGTAGTCAAAGCTTATTACGGTGGCCCCCTCGTTGGTAATCCGCTTTCAACGATGCGCGAACATATGCCTCACATAGAAAGTCGGGTCTCCGCGATTTTTAGACAAGACCGCCCTATTCGCCCCCAAGGTACCACCATTATTGAAGCAGGCGATGAAGTCTTCTTCATCGCTGCGAATCAGCATATTCGGGCAGTAATGAGTGAAATGCAGCGCCTGGAAAAACCTTATAAGAGAATCATGCTTGTGGGTGGGGGCAACATTGGTTTCGGTTTAGCTAAGAAACTTGAAAAACAATATAGTATTAAGCTTATTGAACGTAATAAAGAACGTGCGGCTGAGCTGGCACAGCAGCTCAATAATACTACCGTTTTTTATGGTGATGCCTCAGATCAAGAGCTTTTGGCTGAAGAGAATATCGACCAGGTTGATCTCTTTATCGCCGTTACTAACGACGATGAAGCCAATATCATGTCTGCCATGTTAGCTAAAAAAATGGGGGCGAAAAAAGCCATGGTCTTGATACAAAGACGAGCTTACGTCGATTTAGTGCAAGGTAGTGTCATTGATATTGCAATATCTCCTCAACAAGCCACTATTTCAGCTTTACTAGGACATGTCAGGAAAGCAGATATTGTAAGTGTGCATTCTCTGCGTAGAGGTATAGCAGAAGCTATCGAGGCAATTGCTCATGGTGAGGAGAGTACTTCTCGGGTAGTAGGAAGGACTATACAAGAAATAAAACTGCCACCCGGCACGATTATCGGGGCAATAGTAAGAGGTGATGAAGTTATTATTGCTAATGGCTCAACCAGAATAGAGCAAGCCGATCATGTCATTATGTTTTTAACCGATAAGAAATATGTGAGCGATGTAGAGAAGCTTTTCCAACCAAGTCCTTTCTTCTTATAA
- the rplR gene encoding 50S ribosomal protein L18, with protein sequence MDKKSARIRRATRARRKLKELGATRLVVHRTPRHIYAQVIAPNGSEVLVAASTTEKAITEQLKYTGNKDAAIAVGKAIAERAIEKGITGVSFDRSGFQYHGRVQALADAAREAGLQF encoded by the coding sequence ATGGATAAGAAATCTGCTCGTATCCGTCGTGCGACCCGTGCGCGTCGCAAGCTCAAAGAGCTGGGTGCTACACGCCTGGTGGTACATCGTACCCCGCGTCATATTTACGCACAGGTAATCGCTCCGAACGGTTCCGAAGTTCTGGTTGCTGCTTCTACTACAGAAAAAGCTATCACTGAACAACTGAAGTACACTGGTAACAAAGACGCAGCAATCGCAGTAGGTAAAGCTATTGCAGAGCGCGCAATTGAAAAAGGCATCACAGGTGTTTCTTTCGATCGTTCTGGTTTCCAATATCATGGTCGTGTCCAGGCACTGGCAGATGCTGCCCGTGAAGCTGGCCTTCAGTTCTAA
- the fmt gene encoding methionyl-tRNA formyltransferase yields MSDSLKIIFAGTPDFAAKHLEVLLNSPYQVVGVFTQPDRPAGRGKKLMPSPVKVVAEAHGLPVFQPESLRSPEQQQLVADLDADVMVVVAYGLILPAKVLEMPKSGCLNVHGSLLPAWRGAAPIQRALWAGDELTGVTIMQMDVGLDTGDMLLKVSCPILPDDTSASLYDKLAELGPQALLKSLHQLAQNTLVPEKQDDSLATYAHKLSKEEARMNWGLPATTLERCIRAFNPWPFSHFVIQEQSIKVWRASVLPSDDKGEPGTIISADKSGIQVATSEGILNLEIMQPAGKKPMTAQDLLNSRQEWFTPGTVLN; encoded by the coding sequence GTGTCAGACTCCTTAAAAATAATTTTTGCCGGGACACCGGATTTTGCTGCAAAACATTTAGAAGTTTTGCTCAACTCACCTTATCAAGTGGTTGGAGTCTTCACTCAGCCCGACCGTCCTGCTGGGCGCGGGAAAAAACTGATGCCGTCGCCCGTTAAAGTTGTCGCCGAAGCCCATGGCCTCCCAGTATTCCAACCCGAATCACTGCGAAGCCCTGAACAGCAGCAATTAGTGGCTGATCTGGATGCAGACGTCATGGTCGTTGTCGCTTATGGTCTTATTTTACCCGCTAAAGTATTAGAGATGCCTAAATCAGGATGCTTGAATGTGCATGGCTCTTTGCTGCCCGCATGGCGTGGCGCAGCACCTATCCAAAGAGCGTTATGGGCGGGTGATGAGCTAACAGGGGTCACTATTATGCAGATGGATGTTGGTTTAGATACTGGCGATATGCTATTGAAAGTCTCTTGCCCTATCCTTCCTGATGATACTAGCGCCTCACTTTACGACAAGCTTGCTGAATTGGGCCCTCAAGCTCTTTTAAAAAGCTTACACCAGCTCGCACAAAATACGCTAGTTCCTGAAAAACAAGACGACAGCCTAGCGACTTATGCTCACAAGCTAAGTAAAGAAGAAGCCCGTATGAATTGGGGCCTGCCAGCTACGACCTTAGAGCGTTGTATTAGAGCATTCAATCCGTGGCCATTTAGCCATTTTGTAATACAGGAGCAGAGTATCAAAGTTTGGCGAGCTTCGGTGCTTCCTTCTGATGACAAAGGTGAGCCCGGAACGATCATATCTGCTGATAAATCAGGTATTCAAGTGGCAACCAGTGAAGGCATCTTAAATCTTGAGATAATGCAACCCGCGGGTAAAAAACCCATGACGGCACAAGATCTCCTAAATTCCCGTCAAGAGTGGTTTACGCCTGGAACGGTTCTTAATTAG
- the rplO gene encoding 50S ribosomal protein L15 → MRLNTLSPAEGSKHAAKRLGRGIGSGVGKTGGRGHKGQKSRSGGGVRRGFEGGQMPLYRRLPKFGFTSRKSMVTTEIRLSDLAKVEGGIVDLNTLKAANIIGVQIEFAKVILSGEVTAPVTIRGLRVTKGARAAIEAAGGKIEE, encoded by the coding sequence ATGCGTTTAAATACTCTGTCTCCGGCCGAAGGGTCTAAGCACGCCGCTAAGCGTTTAGGTCGTGGTATTGGTTCTGGCGTCGGTAAAACCGGTGGCCGTGGTCACAAAGGTCAGAAGTCTCGTTCTGGCGGTGGCGTACGTCGCGGTTTCGAAGGTGGTCAGATGCCTTTATACCGTCGTCTACCAAAATTTGGTTTCACCTCTCGCAAATCTATGGTTACTACAGAGATCCGTCTGTCTGACCTCGCGAAAGTTGAAGGCGGTATTGTTGACCTGAACACTCTGAAAGCAGCTAACATTATTGGTGTACAGATTGAATTTGCGAAAGTAATTCTTTCTGGTGAAGTTACCGCACCAGTAACTATTCGTGGTCTGCGCGTCACCAAAGGTGCTCGTGCTGCTATCGAAGCTGCTGGCGGTAAAATCGAGGAATAA
- the secY gene encoding preprotein translocase subunit SecY gives MAKQPGLDFQSAKGGLGELKRRLMFVIGALIVFRIGSFIPIPGIDATVLAKLLEQQRGTIIDMFNMFSGGALSRASIFALGIMPYISASIIIQLLTVVHPALAEIKKEGESGRRKISQYTRYGTLVLAVFQAIGIATGLPNMPGMQGLVINPGIAFYVTAVVSLVTGTMFLMWLGEQITERGIGNGISIIIFAGIVAGLPQAVGHTIEQARQGGLHFLLLLLVAVLVFAVTYFVIFVERGQRRIVVNYAKRQQGRRVYAAQSTHLPLKVNMAGVIPAIFASSIILFPATLTSWFGGSTGWSWLSAISDNLAPGQPLYVLLYATAIIFFCFFYTALVFNPRETADNLKKSGAFVPGIRPGEQTARYIDKVMTRLTLIGALYITFICLIPEFMRDAMNVPFSFGGTSLLIVVVVIMDFMAQVQTLMMSSQYESALKKANLKGQGR, from the coding sequence ATGGCTAAACAACCGGGATTAGATTTTCAAAGTGCCAAGGGCGGGCTAGGTGAACTCAAGCGCAGACTAATGTTTGTAATTGGTGCCCTAATTGTCTTCCGAATTGGTTCTTTCATTCCAATTCCTGGTATTGATGCCACAGTTCTTGCTAAATTGCTCGAGCAACAGCGTGGCACCATCATTGATATGTTTAACATGTTCTCTGGTGGTGCTCTGAGTCGTGCTTCTATCTTCGCTCTGGGTATAATGCCGTATATTTCTGCGTCCATTATCATCCAGCTGTTAACTGTGGTTCACCCCGCATTAGCAGAGATTAAGAAAGAAGGGGAGTCTGGTCGTCGTAAGATTAGCCAGTACACCCGTTACGGTACTCTCGTTTTGGCAGTGTTCCAAGCAATCGGTATTGCTACCGGATTGCCTAACATGCCAGGTATGCAAGGGTTGGTCATCAATCCTGGTATTGCCTTCTACGTCACCGCTGTTGTAAGCCTTGTCACAGGAACAATGTTCCTGATGTGGCTAGGTGAACAGATTACTGAGCGGGGTATCGGAAACGGTATCTCGATCATTATCTTTGCTGGTATTGTTGCAGGTCTCCCGCAGGCCGTTGGCCATACCATCGAGCAAGCACGGCAAGGCGGCCTACACTTCCTCTTATTATTGTTGGTTGCAGTTTTAGTATTTGCAGTGACTTACTTTGTTATTTTCGTTGAACGTGGACAACGTCGTATCGTTGTTAACTACGCGAAACGTCAACAAGGTCGTCGTGTCTATGCTGCGCAAAGTACACATTTACCTTTAAAAGTGAACATGGCAGGTGTTATTCCAGCTATTTTTGCTTCAAGTATCATTCTGTTTCCAGCGACTTTAACCTCCTGGTTCGGCGGAAGTACTGGGTGGTCATGGTTAAGTGCTATTTCGGATAATTTAGCACCAGGTCAGCCACTTTATGTGTTACTATACGCAACTGCTATCATCTTCTTCTGCTTTTTCTACACGGCGTTGGTGTTTAACCCTCGCGAAACTGCAGATAATTTGAAGAAGTCCGGCGCATTTGTACCGGGTATTCGTCCGGGAGAGCAAACGGCGAGGTACATCGATAAAGTGATGACACGCCTTACTCTTATTGGCGCCCTGTATATTACCTTTATCTGCCTGATCCCGGAGTTCATGCGTGATGCGATGAATGTTCCATTTAGCTTTGGTGGTACATCACTGCTAATTGTCGTCGTTGTTATCATGGACTTTATGGCTCAAGTGCAAACTCTGATGATGTCTAGTCAATACGAGTCTGCATTGAAAAAAGCAAACCTAAAAGGCCAAGGCCGTTAA
- the rpsE gene encoding 30S ribosomal protein S5, with translation MSHIEKQAGELQEKLIAVNRVSKTVKGGRIFSFTALTVVGDGNGRVGFGYGKAREVPAAIQKAMEKARRNMVNVALTNGTLQHPVKGVHTGSRVFMQPASEGTGIIAGGAMRAVLEVAGVHNVLSKAYGSTNPINVVRATIDGLSNMKSPDMVAAKRGKSVEEILG, from the coding sequence ATGTCACACATCGAGAAACAAGCTGGCGAACTGCAGGAAAAACTGATCGCGGTAAACCGTGTTTCTAAAACTGTTAAAGGTGGTCGTATTTTCTCCTTCACAGCACTGACTGTGGTAGGTGATGGTAATGGTCGCGTAGGTTTTGGTTACGGTAAAGCGCGTGAAGTTCCAGCAGCAATCCAGAAAGCGATGGAAAAAGCCCGTCGCAACATGGTTAATGTCGCGCTGACTAACGGTACCCTGCAACACCCTGTTAAAGGTGTTCACACTGGTTCCCGTGTATTCATGCAACCGGCTTCTGAAGGTACAGGTATCATTGCCGGTGGTGCAATGCGTGCAGTATTAGAAGTTGCTGGAGTTCATAACGTTCTTTCCAAAGCATATGGTTCTACTAACCCAATTAACGTGGTTCGTGCAACTATTGATGGTCTGAGCAATATGAAATCTCCAGATATGGTCGCTGCCAAGCGTGGTAAATCCGTCGAAGAAATTCTGGGGTAA
- a CDS encoding DNA-directed RNA polymerase subunit alpha: protein MQGSVTEFLKPRLVDIEQVSSTHAKVTLEPLERGFGHTLGNALRRILLSSMPGCAVTEVEIDGVLHEYSTKEGIQEDILEILLNLKGLAVRVQGKDEVILTLNKSGIGPVTAADITHDGDVEIVKPQHVICHLTDESASVNMRIKVQRGRGYVPASARIHSEEDERPIGRLLVDACYSPVDRIAYNVEAARVEQRTDLDKLVIEMETNGTIDPEEAIRRAATILAEQLDAFVDLRDVRQPEVKEEKPEFDPILLRPVDDLELTVRSANCLKAEAIHYIGDLVQRTEVELLKTPNLGKKSLTEIKDVLASRGLSLGMRLENWPPASIADE, encoded by the coding sequence ATGCAGGGTTCTGTGACAGAGTTTCTAAAACCGCGCCTGGTAGATATCGAGCAAGTAAGTTCGACGCACGCCAAGGTGACCCTTGAACCATTAGAGCGTGGCTTTGGCCATACTTTAGGTAACGCACTGCGCCGTATTCTGCTTTCATCCATGCCGGGTTGCGCGGTGACCGAGGTTGAAATTGATGGTGTACTTCATGAGTACAGCACCAAAGAAGGGATCCAAGAAGATATTCTCGAAATCCTGCTCAACCTGAAAGGGCTTGCGGTAAGAGTTCAAGGTAAAGATGAAGTTATTCTAACTTTGAATAAATCTGGCATTGGCCCTGTGACTGCAGCCGACATTACCCATGATGGTGATGTCGAAATCGTCAAGCCACAGCATGTGATTTGCCACCTTACTGACGAGAGCGCATCTGTAAATATGCGTATCAAAGTTCAGCGTGGTCGTGGTTACGTGCCGGCTTCTGCCCGAATTCATTCGGAAGAAGATGAGCGCCCAATTGGACGTTTGTTAGTAGATGCTTGCTACAGCCCTGTAGACCGTATTGCCTACAATGTTGAAGCAGCTCGCGTTGAGCAACGTACAGATTTGGACAAGCTAGTCATCGAAATGGAAACTAACGGCACAATCGATCCTGAAGAGGCGATTCGTCGTGCAGCGACCATTCTGGCTGAACAACTTGATGCTTTTGTTGATTTACGTGATGTACGTCAACCAGAAGTTAAAGAAGAGAAACCAGAATTCGATCCGATCTTGCTGCGCCCTGTTGACGATCTGGAATTGACTGTCCGCTCTGCTAACTGCTTGAAAGCAGAAGCTATCCACTACATCGGTGATCTGGTACAACGTACTGAGGTTGAGCTTCTTAAGACGCCTAACCTTGGTAAAAAATCTCTTACTGAGATTAAAGACGTGCTGGCTTCACGTGGACTTTCTCTGGGCATGCGCCTAGAAAACTGGCCACCTGCAAGCATTGCAGATGAGTAA
- the rpmD gene encoding 50S ribosomal protein L30 codes for MAKTIKITQTRSAIGRLPKHKATLLGLGLRRIGHTVEREDTPAVRGMVNAVSYMVKVEE; via the coding sequence ATGGCTAAGACTATTAAAATTACTCAAACCCGCAGTGCAATCGGTCGTCTGCCAAAACACAAGGCAACACTTCTGGGCTTAGGGTTACGTCGTATTGGTCATACTGTTGAACGTGAGGATACTCCTGCAGTTCGCGGTATGGTTAACGCGGTTTCCTACATGGTTAAAGTGGAGGAGTAA